A genomic window from Silene latifolia isolate original U9 population chromosome 11, ASM4854445v1, whole genome shotgun sequence includes:
- the LOC141614179 gene encoding uncharacterized protein LOC141614179 has protein sequence MATEEKTRLNFARVMIELQVNQKLPDMVKFKDELGQLIKIEVEYEWKPVTCDFCKGVGHEAKDCRWKKQGDKKKETKVVRKEWRPIAGKAVEKVPELGNDTSGEAPEIQENTTKDGGVSPLSRVSCSAKGEQGTVKRLVILGRQDAREEGYSDSNFGAHSYTEVVQRSGTVQQQQGVSGSEETKIKPCNFNKVANSFSTSWSISTNSRFHKGGRIWVLWQPAKFQIQFLEYDAQFIHMKVESLLSKESFYLTYIYAFNGIHERTPLWSKLRRIATTMRGPWAMGGDFNYVLAHSERCGGHTSQAEIDDFRSCVIDCGMLDIQAIGSLYTWNNKQRPEDRT, from the exons ATGGCCACTGAAGAAAAGACTCGTCTGAACTTTGCTAGAGTCATGATAGAGCTTCAAGTCAATCAGAAGTTACCTGACATGGTCAAATTCAAGGATGAATTAGGGCAACTAATCAAAATAGAGGTTGAGTATGAGTGGAAGCCTGTTACGTGTGATTTTTGCAAGGGTGTTGGTCATGAAGCTAAGGATTGCAGATGGAAGAAACAGGGAGACAAGAAAAAAGAAACTAAGGTGGTTAGGAAGGAGTGGAGACCTATTGCAGGAAAGGCAGTGGAGAAAGTGCCTGAGCTAGGCAATGATACCTCTGGAGAAGCACCTGAGATACAGGAGAACACGACAAAGGATGGGGGTGTGAGTCCACTGTCTAGAGTATCCTGCTCTGCTAAAGGGGAACAAGGGACTGTTAAGAGGCTGGTCATACTGGGTAGGCAAGATGCTAGAGAAGAAGGGTATAGTGACTCCAATTTTGGGGCTCACTCATATACAGAGGTGGTCCAAAGGTCTGGAACAGTACAACAGCAACAAGGAGTAAGTGGTAGTGAAG AAACAAAAATTAAGCCATGTAATTTCAATAAAGTAGCTAATTCTTTTAGTACTAGTTGGAGCATTTCTACCAATTCCAGATTTCATAAGGGAGGAAGGATTTGGGTGCTGTGGCAGCCTGCTAAGTTTCAGATCCAGTTCCTTGAGTATGATGCCCAATTCATACACATGAAGGTGGAATCTTTACTAAGCAAGGAGAGTTTTTACCTTACCTATATCTATGCTTTCAATGGCATACATGAGAGAACTCCTCTGTGGAGTAAGCTTAGGAGGATTGCTACTACTATGAGAGGTCCGTGGGCTATGGGAGGTGATTTCAATTATGTGCTAGCACATAGTGAAAGGTGTGGGGGACATACCTCCCAAGCTGAGATTGATGATTTCAGGAGTTGTGTCATTGATTGTGGTATGCTAGATATACAAGCTATTGGGTCATTGTAcacttggaataacaagcagAGGCCTGAAGACAGAACATAA